Below is a window of Paramagnetospirillum magneticum AMB-1 DNA.
TCACCGGCGGCCTGGCCCTGGCGGGACTGGAATATCTGATCACCCCCCTGGTGGAAGGATTCATGCTGGTGGCGCCGCTGCTGGCGCTGGGTCTTTACGAGGTTTCCCGCCGGCTGGAACGGGGCGAGCCCCTGGACTGGCGCCCCATCCTGACCTGCTGGCGGCCCAACCGCTTCCACATGATGACCGCCGGGCTGATCTACATGCTGTTCCTGATGATCTGGGCCCGGCTGGCGGTGATCATCTTCGCCGTGTGCTTTCCCAGCCAACCCACCGACTGGCGTTCGCTGCTGGAGGTTCTGCCCACCCTGGACGGCATCGCCTTCATCATCACCAGCACCGTCTTCGGCGGTGCCCTGGCCACCATCGCCTTCGTCACCAATGTGGTGACCCTGCCGGTCATGCTGGACCGCCACACCGACTTTTTCGCCGGCGCGGCCCTCTCGGTGATGGCGGTGGCGCGCAATCCCGGCCCCATGGTGCTGTGGGCCGCCCTGCTGGCCGGCATCACCGGCCTGGGCCTTGCCCTGGGTCTGGTGGGGCTGGTGGTGGCTCTGCCGGTGGTGGGGCACGCCAGCTGGCACGCCTATCGCGACCTGGTGGTGCCGGAGGACTGAAGCCATAAACAAAAGGGAGGTTTGGAGGCATCGCCTCCAACCGGGGACCGGGGCGGGAGCCCCGCCATCGGGAACCCCCACGAAAAAGCCCGCCCCTTTCGGGGCGGGCTCGTTCATTCACCTGGAAGCGGCGCTTAGTCGTCGCGGCGCACGCCCATGAACTGCAGCAGGAACATGAACAGGTTGATGAAGTCCATGTAGAGCTGCAGGGCGCCGAACACCGCCTTCTTCTGGGCGACCTCGGAGTGATCGCCCTCCCAGTACATCTGCTTGATGTTCTGGGTGTCGTAGGCGGTCAGGCCCGCGAAGATCAGCACGCCGGCGGCGCTCATGACGAAGTGCATCATGGGGCTTTGCAGGAAGATGTTGACGATGCCAGCGATCATCAGGCCCCACACGCCCATGATCAGGAAGCTGCCGAAGCCCGACAGGTCCTTCTTGGTGGTGTAGCCGTAGAGGCTGAGGCCGGCGAAGGCCGCCGCAGTGACGAAGAACACCCGGGCCACCGACGCGCCGGTGAACACCAGGAACACCGAGGCCAGCGACGCGCCCATCAGGCCGGCATAGACCCAGAACAGGGTCGAAGCGGTCGAGGCGCGCATGCTGTCGATCTTGGCGCCCATGAAGAACACCAGACCCAGCGGGGCCAGCATGAACACCCATTTGAGCGGCGAGTAGACGGCAATGGCGGTCAGGGCCGGCACGCTGGCGATCACCCAGGCGACGATGCCGGTCAAAGCCAAAGCCGAAGCCATGTAGTTGTACACACTCAGCATGTACTGCCGCAGACCCACGTCGATCTGAGCAGCCTCCGCCTGGGCGGCACTCATGTATCTGCGGTCTGATCCGAAAGCCATGGTCGTTCCTTTGAACACTCAGTTGAACCTGCACACCAATATGAGGGACTTCCGGAAAGAATCAAGTTACACGGATTTCATTCATTCCTCAGTAATGGTGCGGCCTTTGCCCCCAGGGCCTTCCAGGTGCCGATGAAGCCGGCCAGCAGGCTTGCCGCCATGCAGGCGGCCAGGGTGGCGGCGGTGGCGCCGGGCAGGAACACCCAGTCGGTTTTCATGACGTAAAGCAGGATGGCGCGGGCCGCCAGCGAGCCCACCAGGGCCGAGGCCAGGCCGGTGACCAGCCCGATCAGGGCGAACTCGGCCAGATGGGCCCGCCACAGCTGGCCCCGCGTGGCGCCCACCACCTTGAGCACCACCGCCTCCCACACCCGGCGGCGATGCCCGGCCATCACCGCGCCGGCCAGCACCAGGGCGCCGGCCGCCAGGGTGACCACTCCGGCCAGACGGACCGCCAGATCGGCCTCGGCGATGATGCCCTTGACCGCCTCCAGCGCCTCCTTGACCCGGATGGAGGAGACGTTGGGCAGACGGTCGGTCACCGCCTTCTCCACCACCGCGTCCATGGCGGGCTCGGTGCGCAGGGTGGCGATAAAGGTATGGGGCGCGCCATCCAGCACGCCGGGCGACAGCAGGAAGGCGAAATTCATGGAGAGATTGGACCAGTCGATCTGACGGAGCGAGGCCACCTCCACCTCGATCTCGCGGCCCAGGACGTTGAGGCCCAGCCGGTCGCCCACCTTGAGGCCGAAGCCCTTGGCCACGGCGGCATCCACCGAGGCCAGCGGCGGCCCCTGGTAATCCTCGGGCCACCATTTGCCCTCGACGATGCGCGAGCCGGGGGGCTGGGCCGCCGCCGAGGACAGGCCGCGATCACCGCGCGCCGCCCATTCCGATTCGGGGGCGATCCTGGCTTGGCCCACCGGCACGCCGCCGATGGACGAGATCCGGCCGCGCACCATGGCGGCCTTGGACAATTGGGCGGCCGGGTCGGTGTCCCTCACCACCCGCTCCAGGTCGTCCACCTGATCGGGCTGGACGTCGATGAAGTAGAAGGACGGCGCCTGTTCCGGCAGCCTTTCCCCGAACTGGGCGGCCAGATTGCCCTCGACCAGGGCAATGGTCACCAGCACCGACAGACCCAGCCCCAGGGACAGCACCATGCCCACCACCGCCGAGCCGGGACGGTGCAGATTGGCCAGCGCCATGCGCCAGGTGGGACCGGCCCGGCGGCCGTGCCGGGCGGCCAGGACCGCCGCCCCCCGCGCCAGCCCCCAGGCCAGGACGCGGAACAGCGCCAGGGTGGCGCAGGCGGCGGCCACGAACCACGCGGCCAGGGGACGGTTGGCCGCCGACAGCACCGCCAGCCCCGCCAGCCCGCCGCCCGACAGCACCAGGGCGGCCAGCATGGGCCAGCCCACCGAACCCGGCGCGGGCGCCGCCAGCCGTCGGAACAGCACGGCGGCAGGCACCGCCTTGGCCCGGGCCAGGGGCCACAGGGTGAACACCAGGGCGGACAACGTGCCGAAGCCGGCGGCGATCATCAGGGGGCGGGGATAGAGTCCGGACTTCAGCGCCAGGGGAATGCGCTCGGCGCCCAGTCCGGCCACCAGCGGGACCAGGCGGCGCCCGCCGCCAGCCCCAGCAGGATGCCGAGACCGGCCAGCAGCCCGACCAGCAGGAAATAGGTGGTGAAGATCAGCCCCGACGGCGCGCCCAGGCCTTTCAGAATGGCGATGGTGCCGATGCGGCCGTCCAGATAGGCCTTCACCGCGTTGGCCACGCCGATGCCGCCGACCAGCAGGGCGGTGAGGCCGACCAGGGACAGGAACGACGCCAGGGTATCGAGGAAGCGCCCGACGCCCGGCGCGGCTTCGGCGGCGTCGCGGACCTGCCAGGGCGCCTCGGCGAATCTCCGGGCCAGTTCGGCCTTGGCCTCGGCCGGGCTTGTCCCCGGGGCAAGAAGCAGGCGCAGGGTGTGGCGCACCAGGGAGCCGGGACGGATCAGCCCGGTGGCCTCCACCGCGCCGTTGGCCACCATCAGCCGGGGGCCGAAGGACAGCGCCGTGGCGATGCGGTCCGGCTCCTTGGCGATGACGGCATTGATGCGGAACGTCGCGTCGCCGACGTTTACCTCGTCGCCGATCTTGAGCCCCAGGCGGTCGAGCAGATTGCCTTCGGCGGCCGCACCCCAGGCGCCGTCATGAAAGGCGAAAGGCGACGGCATGGGCGATGACAGTTCCAGCCGCCCCACCAGGGGATAGGCCTCGTCAACGCCCTTCAACTCCACCAGGGAGCGCCGCGCATTGCCGTCCACCTGGACCATGGCCCGCATCTCGACGCCTTGGGTGACCCGGCCCAGCCCGGCCAGAGCCGCCAGCATCTCGGGCGCGAAGGGCTGGTGGGTCTGGCGGATATCGAGATCGCCACCCAGCAGGGCGCGGGCATCCTCGGCCAGGGCCGCGTCGAAGGCGGCGCGCAGCGACCCCGCCCCGGCGATGGCCGCCACGCCGAGGGCGAGACAGGCCACCAGCACGCGGAACCCCTTGAGCCCGCCGCGCAATTCCCGCCAGGCAAACTTGATCGCCAAAGAGATCACGGCTTGATCTTCCCATCCTCAACCCGCACCACGCGGGTACAGCGCGCCGCCAGGGAATCGTCATGGGTGACCAGCACCAGGGCGGTGCCGAAGCGGGCATTGAGGTCGAACAGCAGGTCCATCACGGCGCGACCGGTGGCGCCGTCCAGATTGCCGGTGGGCTCGTCGGCCAGCAGCAGCTTGGGGCGCGGCACGAAGGCCCGGGCCAGGGCGACCCGCTGCTGCTCGCCGCCCGACAACTGGCCGGGATAATGGGACAACCGGTGCGCCAGCCCCACCCGGCCCAGTTCCTCCTGCGCCGCGCCGAAGGGATCGGCATGACCGGCCAGTTCCAGGGGTACCGCCACGTTCTCCAGCGCCGTCATGGTGGGAATCAGATGAAAGCTCTGAAAGACGATGCCGATACTGTCGCGGCGAAAGCGCGCCAGCCCGTCCTCATCCATGGGGCCGAAATCCTGGCCCGCCACCGCCACCTTGCCCGAGGTGGGGCGCTCCAGACCGGCCATCACCATCAGCAGGGTGGACTTGCCCGAGCCCGAGGGACCGACCACGCCCAGGGTCTCGCCCGACGCCACCTGCAGGTCGATGCCATCGAGAACATTGACCTCGCCCGCAAGGCTCGCCAAGTTGAGATGGACGGCCTCCAGCGAAACCAGGGGAAGGCCGGCGATGGGGCGCTGATGCATGCGAGGGCGACTTTCTTGAACGGACGGGGCGTCTTGACCAGCATAAACCGGGACAGACGGGCGGTCTTGCGATATGGGGCCGCGGCGCTGCTTGTCAATGCGCTGGGAGGTGGCGCCATGGCCGGAACGGCGAGCGGACGACGCATTCTGGCCCTGGGGGATTCGCTGACCGCCGGC
It encodes the following:
- a CDS encoding DUF2189 domain-containing protein → MAVTGTVPPQAAPLRRERVRAVSVPQVLGWIGAGWRDTRRAAPFSLFYGAAFVLAGFAVTGGLALAGLEYLITPLVEGFMLVAPLLALGLYEVSRRLERGEPLDWRPILTCWRPNRFHMMTAGLIYMLFLMIWARLAVIIFAVCFPSQPTDWRSLLEVLPTLDGIAFIITSTVFGGALATIAFVTNVVTLPVMLDRHTDFFAGAALSVMAVARNPGPMVLWAALLAGITGLGLALGLVGLVVALPVVGHASWHAYRDLVVPED
- a CDS encoding Bax inhibitor-1/YccA family protein, with translation MAFGSDRRYMSAAQAEAAQIDVGLRQYMLSVYNYMASALALTGIVAWVIASVPALTAIAVYSPLKWVFMLAPLGLVFFMGAKIDSMRASTASTLFWVYAGLMGASLASVFLVFTGASVARVFFVTAAAFAGLSLYGYTTKKDLSGFGSFLIMGVWGLMIAGIVNIFLQSPMMHFVMSAAGVLIFAGLTAYDTQNIKQMYWEGDHSEVAQKKAVFGALQLYMDFINLFMFLLQFMGVRRDD
- a CDS encoding ABC transporter permease → MAGLGAERIPLALKSGLYPRPLMIAAGFGTLSALVFTLWPLARAKAVPAAVLFRRLAAPAPGSVGWPMLAALVLSGGGLAGLAVLSAANRPLAAWFVAAACATLALFRVLAWGLARGAAVLAARHGRRAGPTWRMALANLHRPGSAVVGMVLSLGLGLSVLVTIALVEGNLAAQFGERLPEQAPSFYFIDVQPDQVDDLERVVRDTDPAAQLSKAAMVRGRISSIGGVPVGQARIAPESEWAARGDRGLSSAAAQPPGSRIVEGKWWPEDYQGPPLASVDAAVAKGFGLKVGDRLGLNVLGREIEVEVASLRQIDWSNLSMNFAFLLSPGVLDGAPHTFIATLRTEPAMDAVVEKAVTDRLPNVSSIRVKEALEAVKGIIAEADLAVRLAGVVTLAAGALVLAGAVMAGHRRRVWEAVVLKVVGATRGQLWRAHLAEFALIGLVTGLASALVGSLAARAILLYVMKTDWVFLPGATAATLAACMAASLLAGFIGTWKALGAKAAPLLRNE
- a CDS encoding ABC transporter permease encodes the protein MISLAIKFAWRELRGGLKGFRVLVACLALGVAAIAGAGSLRAAFDAALAEDARALLGGDLDIRQTHQPFAPEMLAALAGLGRVTQGVEMRAMVQVDGNARRSLVELKGVDEAYPLVGRLELSSPMPSPFAFHDGAWGAAAEGNLLDRLGLKIGDEVNVGDATFRINAVIAKEPDRIATALSFGPRLMVANGAVEATGLIRPGSLVRHTLRLLLAPGTSPAEAKAELARRFAEAPWQVRDAAEAAPGVGRFLDTLASFLSLVGLTALLVGGIGVANAVKAYLDGRIGTIAILKGLGAPSGLIFTTYFLLVGLLAGLGILLGLAAGAAWSRWWPDWAPSAFPWR
- a CDS encoding ABC transporter ATP-binding protein, which gives rise to MHQRPIAGLPLVSLEAVHLNLASLAGEVNVLDGIDLQVASGETLGVVGPSGSGKSTLLMVMAGLERPTSGKVAVAGQDFGPMDEDGLARFRRDSIGIVFQSFHLIPTMTALENVAVPLELAGHADPFGAAQEELGRVGLAHRLSHYPGQLSGGEQQRVALARAFVPRPKLLLADEPTGNLDGATGRAVMDLLFDLNARFGTALVLVTHDDSLAARCTRVVRVEDGKIKP